A window of Ignavibacterium sp. contains these coding sequences:
- a CDS encoding phage tail tube protein — MSAIRVLQDYTFTAERETIYGQENDTAPVGLPTENLEFTLEPNKHRLNRAWGFRGFHSANSWNDTFNVVPTAQSKILITPQILHLLLPGLLQSKPDWTATADVWTMKANNYAQLPGVKTANEGYFFDLARRFQDGTGELMKGAVVNSLKLSVSPTDDEGILSGEFQFIGSAIDRNFSATGTVTHAPLTNMYRWGNLSQVSYNNNPLLSDFISCELNITNGAKFAQDLTSSEIVFPKWEVTGTIKVVANAYTEAMKNDCLLKDVNMAVPIKIVFGNSNPSAEGDLAITVNAYLTGYKPDYTEGEVIEFTFEGVFGNSVSPVEFKFFYDTTP, encoded by the coding sequence ATGTCAGCAATTAGAGTATTGCAGGACTACACTTTCACAGCAGAAAGAGAGACGATTTACGGTCAGGAAAACGACACTGCGCCAGTAGGATTGCCAACAGAAAATCTTGAATTCACTTTAGAGCCGAACAAACACAGACTCAATCGTGCCTGGGGCTTCAGAGGATTTCACTCTGCCAATAGCTGGAACGATACTTTTAACGTGGTTCCAACCGCTCAATCAAAGATTCTTATAACCCCACAAATATTGCATCTGCTTTTACCTGGCTTACTTCAGAGTAAACCTGATTGGACCGCAACAGCAGATGTCTGGACGATGAAAGCAAATAACTACGCGCAACTTCCTGGTGTTAAAACTGCCAACGAAGGATATTTCTTTGACCTTGCGAGAAGATTTCAGGATGGAACCGGTGAATTGATGAAGGGCGCTGTTGTCAACAGCCTCAAATTGTCTGTCTCCCCTACTGATGATGAAGGTATTTTGTCCGGCGAATTTCAATTTATCGGATCTGCAATTGATCGTAATTTTTCAGCAACAGGAACTGTAACTCACGCACCCCTGACAAATATGTATCGCTGGGGTAATCTCTCACAGGTGAGCTATAACAACAATCCTCTTTTAAGCGATTTTATCTCCTGCGAGTTAAATATCACCAACGGTGCAAAGTTTGCTCAGGATTTAACTTCTTCAGAGATAGTATTTCCTAAGTGGGAAGTTACAGGCACAATTAAAGTTGTTGCCAACGCTTATACCGAAGCGATGAAAAACGATTGCCTGCTCAAAGATGTGAATATGGCTGTTCCGATAAAAATCGTGTTTGGAAATTCAAATCCTTCAGCTGAGGGTGATTTAGCAATTACTGTTAACGCATATCTTACAGGCTATAAGCCTGATTACACAGAAGGAGAAGTAATTGAGTTCACTTTTGAGGGCGTTTTTGGAAACTCAGTTTCGCCCGTCGAATTCAAATTCTTCTACGATACAACACCGTAA